In Chaetodon trifascialis isolate fChaTrf1 chromosome 2, fChaTrf1.hap1, whole genome shotgun sequence, one DNA window encodes the following:
- the LOC139340347 gene encoding heterogeneous nuclear ribonucleoprotein L-like isoform X1, giving the protein MEEREYRGEGGGGYHRTAKRLRTEEEEAGAEELEDGEEEEDSADEEAAGSGGAQSRRRRSGGKDAVEDSHRIPPSPVVHVRGLCDAVVEADLVEALDKFGNICYVMMMPFKRQALVEFDSVESAERCVTCGAREAVCIAEQQAFFNFSTSQRITRPTNADDPSSGNKVLLLSIQNPLYPITTDVLYTVCNPVGNVLRIVIFKRNGIQAMVEFESVEDAQKAKLALNGADIYAGCCTLKIEYARPNRLNVVRNDNSSWDYTKPFLLHRERGKGRQRQAILGEHPSNGYGPHCPLLPLPANSRYRRSSEEVQDMISYPLLLPKTSPSSSSSSFLGHGASSSVAMVSGLHPAKMNCSRIFNLFCLYGNVEKVKFMKSVPGTALVEMGDEYAVDRAITHLNSIKVFGKKLNVCVSKQQAVIPSQVFELPDGSSSYQDFSLTRNNRFSNVQSSRNIIQPPAAVLHFYNGPPTLSQHQLHKLCAEHDVPAFTKFKVFDAKPASSKTLSGLLEFDSKAEAVEALTVLNHYQIRIPNSSNPFTLKLCFSTSSHL; this is encoded by the exons atggaggagagagagtacagaggagaaggaggaggagggtacCACCGGACAGCCAAGCGGCTCcggacggaggaggaggaggccggcgcagaggagctggaggacggggaggaggaggaggattccGCCGATGAAGAGGCAGCGGGGAGCGGAGGCGCACAGAGCAGGAGGCGGCGGAGCGGGGGGAAG GACGCTGTGGAGGACAGTCACCGCATCCCGCCGTCCCCAGTCGTCCACGTCCGAGGACTCTGTGATGCCGTGGTGGAGGCTGACCTGGTGGAGGCACTCGACAAGTTCGGCAACATCTG TTACGTGATGATGATGCCGTTTAAGCGCCAGGCTCTGGTGGAGTTCGACAGCGTGGAGAGCGCTGAGCGCTGCGTGACTTGTGGAGCCCGCGAGGCCGTCTGCATCGCCGAGCAGCAGGCCTTCTTCAACTTCTCGACCAGCCAGAGAATCACCAGACCCACCAACGCCGACGACCCCAGCAGCGGAAACAAGGTTCTGCTGCTGTCCATCCAGAACCCACTGTACCCCATCACCACC gaTGTCCTGTACACCGTCTGCAACCCTGTTGGAAACGTACTGCGAATCGTGATCTTCAAACGCAACGGCATCCAGGCCATGGTGGA ATTTGAGTCAGTGGAGGACGCTCAGAAGGCCAAACTGGCTCTGAACGGAGCCGACATCTATGCCGGCTGCTGCACTCTCAAGATCGAATACGCTcgg CCCAACAGACTGAACGTCGTCCGCAACGATAACAGCAGCTGGGATTACACCAAACCCTTTCTCCTGCACCGAG agcgGGGAAAAGGAAGGCAGCGTCAGGCCATTTTGGGAGAGCATCCATCCAACGGTTATG GTCCACACTGCCCCCTGCTGCCTCTGCCTGCTAACAGCAGGtacaggaggagcagtgaggaggtgCAGGATATGATCTCCTACCCACTGCTCCTCCCTAagacctccccctcctcctcctcctcttcctttctgGGCCATGGGGCCTCCAGCTCAGTTGCCATGGTGAGCGGCCTCCATCCTGCCAAGATGAACTGCAGCCGCATCTTTAACCTCTTCTGTCTCTACGGCAATGTGGAGAAG GTGAAGTTCATGAAGAGCGTCCCTGGCACAGCATTGGTGGAGATGGGGGACGAGTACGCTGTGGACCGAGCCATCACTCATCTCAACAGCATCAAGGTGTTTGGCAAGAAGCTCAATGTCTG TGTGTCCAAGCAGCAGGCGGTGATTCCCAGTCAGGTGTTTGAGCTGCCCgacggcagcagcagctacCAGGACTTCAGTCTGACCAGGAACAACCGCTTCAGCAATGTGCAAAGCAGCAGGAACATCATCCAGCCGCCCGCCGCCGTCCTGCACTTCTACAATGGCCCCCCCACCCTCAGCCAACACCAGCTGCACAAG ctctgtgctgagCACGACGTCCCAGCCTTCACCAAGTTCAAGGTCTTTGATGCCAAAC cAGCCAGCTCTAAGACACTCTCTGGTCTCTTGGAGTTTGACAGTAAAGCTGAAGCCGTGGAGGCGCTGACCGTCCTCAACCACTACCAGATCAGAATACCCA ACAGCTCCAACCCCTTCACCCTGAAACTctgcttctccacctcctcccatcTGTGA
- the LOC139340347 gene encoding heterogeneous nuclear ribonucleoprotein L-like isoform X2 has product MEEREYRGEGGGGYHRTAKRLRTEEEEAGAEELEDGEEEEDSADEEAAGSGGAQSRRRRSGGKDAVEDSHRIPPSPVVHVRGLCDAVVEADLVEALDKFGNICYVMMMPFKRQALVEFDSVESAERCVTCGAREAVCIAEQQAFFNFSTSQRITRPTNADDPSSGNKVLLLSIQNPLYPITTDVLYTVCNPVGNVLRIVIFKRNGIQAMVEFESVEDAQKAKLALNGADIYAGCCTLKIEYARPNRLNVVRNDNSSWDYTKPFLLHRERGKGRQRQAILGEHPSNGYGPHCPLLPLPANSRYRRSSEEVQDMISYPLLLPKTSPSSSSSSFLGHGASSSVAMVSGLHPAKMNCSRIFNLFCLYGNVEKVKFMKSVPGTALVEMGDEYAVDRAITHLNSIKVFGKKLNVCVSKQQAVIPSQVFELPDGSSSYQDFSLTRNNRFSNVQSSRNIIQPPAAVLHFYNGPPTLSQHQLHKLCAEHDVPAFTKFKVFDAKPSSKTLSGLLEFDSKAEAVEALTVLNHYQIRIPNSSNPFTLKLCFSTSSHL; this is encoded by the exons atggaggagagagagtacagaggagaaggaggaggagggtacCACCGGACAGCCAAGCGGCTCcggacggaggaggaggaggccggcgcagaggagctggaggacggggaggaggaggaggattccGCCGATGAAGAGGCAGCGGGGAGCGGAGGCGCACAGAGCAGGAGGCGGCGGAGCGGGGGGAAG GACGCTGTGGAGGACAGTCACCGCATCCCGCCGTCCCCAGTCGTCCACGTCCGAGGACTCTGTGATGCCGTGGTGGAGGCTGACCTGGTGGAGGCACTCGACAAGTTCGGCAACATCTG TTACGTGATGATGATGCCGTTTAAGCGCCAGGCTCTGGTGGAGTTCGACAGCGTGGAGAGCGCTGAGCGCTGCGTGACTTGTGGAGCCCGCGAGGCCGTCTGCATCGCCGAGCAGCAGGCCTTCTTCAACTTCTCGACCAGCCAGAGAATCACCAGACCCACCAACGCCGACGACCCCAGCAGCGGAAACAAGGTTCTGCTGCTGTCCATCCAGAACCCACTGTACCCCATCACCACC gaTGTCCTGTACACCGTCTGCAACCCTGTTGGAAACGTACTGCGAATCGTGATCTTCAAACGCAACGGCATCCAGGCCATGGTGGA ATTTGAGTCAGTGGAGGACGCTCAGAAGGCCAAACTGGCTCTGAACGGAGCCGACATCTATGCCGGCTGCTGCACTCTCAAGATCGAATACGCTcgg CCCAACAGACTGAACGTCGTCCGCAACGATAACAGCAGCTGGGATTACACCAAACCCTTTCTCCTGCACCGAG agcgGGGAAAAGGAAGGCAGCGTCAGGCCATTTTGGGAGAGCATCCATCCAACGGTTATG GTCCACACTGCCCCCTGCTGCCTCTGCCTGCTAACAGCAGGtacaggaggagcagtgaggaggtgCAGGATATGATCTCCTACCCACTGCTCCTCCCTAagacctccccctcctcctcctcctcttcctttctgGGCCATGGGGCCTCCAGCTCAGTTGCCATGGTGAGCGGCCTCCATCCTGCCAAGATGAACTGCAGCCGCATCTTTAACCTCTTCTGTCTCTACGGCAATGTGGAGAAG GTGAAGTTCATGAAGAGCGTCCCTGGCACAGCATTGGTGGAGATGGGGGACGAGTACGCTGTGGACCGAGCCATCACTCATCTCAACAGCATCAAGGTGTTTGGCAAGAAGCTCAATGTCTG TGTGTCCAAGCAGCAGGCGGTGATTCCCAGTCAGGTGTTTGAGCTGCCCgacggcagcagcagctacCAGGACTTCAGTCTGACCAGGAACAACCGCTTCAGCAATGTGCAAAGCAGCAGGAACATCATCCAGCCGCCCGCCGCCGTCCTGCACTTCTACAATGGCCCCCCCACCCTCAGCCAACACCAGCTGCACAAG ctctgtgctgagCACGACGTCCCAGCCTTCACCAAGTTCAAGGTCTTTGATGCCAAAC CCAGCTCTAAGACACTCTCTGGTCTCTTGGAGTTTGACAGTAAAGCTGAAGCCGTGGAGGCGCTGACCGTCCTCAACCACTACCAGATCAGAATACCCA ACAGCTCCAACCCCTTCACCCTGAAACTctgcttctccacctcctcccatcTGTGA